The genome window ATATCAAGTTGTTAGTGATGAAAATCAGGTAACGCTTGAATTGACTAAATACCCGCTGGAGGAGGTAAAGAAAATTACTCCTGTTTCTACAAAAGAGACTCCAAAAGAAATATTACCAGAAATTAAAATGACACCCCCAATAGCAAAGAAATTACCCACAAAGGAAATAAAAGAAAAGGAAAAACCTGCATTACCGGAAATTAAAGAGGTAAAAAAACCTGTGGAATCTAAACCTGTTCTACCTAAAACAAAACCCGAAGAAGAAAGAAAAGAAGAGATGTTATCTTTAGATTTTAAAGACGCTGATATACTTGATGTTTTGAGAATTATTGCTCATAAAGTCGGAATGAATGTTTTACCAGGAAAAGAGGTAAAGGGGGTTGTTACGGTTAAATTAGAGAATGTTTCATGGCGCAAGGCGTTAGATTTGATTTTAAGAAACTTAGGTTATGCATATATTATTGATGATAATATCATTCGTGTTGATATACCAACATTACTCTTAGGAGAAACTACAACACGAATATTTAAACTTAATTATGCGAAAGCATCAGACATGGCAGGAATAGTTATGAATATGATGACGACCCTATCCACTCAGCAGGCAAAACAAATGGGTGGGGCAGCACCTATGCTGGGAACAGTTATCCAGGATGCAAGAACGAATGCCCTCATTGTGACCGATATCCCTTATAATGTAAATCAGGTGGCGGGAATAATTGAAAAGTTAGACACCATTACACCTCAGGTGATGATTGAAGCCAAAATTGTCGAGGTAACATTAGATACGAAAAATATGTTTGGATTTATGTGGTCAATAGAAGATAAAAGACACAATTTTGCTGTTGGGAGTTATCAGACTGAAGGTTGGGCAATGGGTGATAGGGGTGAATTTTTATATTCTAAACTTACCTCTGGACATAATATAGAAGCTCTTATTAATGGTTTGGTGATTGAAGGAAAGGCAAATGTCCTCTCTACTCCTAAAATATTAGCCTTAGATAATGAAAAGGCAGAAATAATTGTAGGAGAAGATATCCCTTATCAACAGACGCAAGAAAGTGAACAAGGAAAAATTTTAACCAGTGTTAGTTTTCGCGAGGTAGGCATAAAGTTAGCCGTTACCCCGCACATTAATCCGGATAATTATATCCTTTTAGATGTAAAACCAGAGGTTAGCTCTTTGAAAGAATGGGCTTATCAAATGCCAGTAATATCTACAAAAGAGGCTACTTCCAAATTGGTTGTGAAAGACGGAGATACAGTTGTTATTGGTGGAATTATTGATGACCAGGGCACAGAAAAACTTAATAAAGTTCCATTCTTTGGTGACCTGCCATTTGTTGGTTCTTTATTCCGCAAAAAACTGACCGAAAATCGAAAGATAGAACTTCTCATATTTATTACTCCAACGATAATAAAACCCACCATCTGATTTTTTGTAACCGTTCACCGCAAGATGCCACAGAGACGCAGAGAAAAAATTAAAAACTATTTACCATAAGCTTCATTCCATCTCTGATTTTCATCAGAGCAAGCTTTTTGAGGACTGACATCTCATGATTGATTAACAATTTGGTTTTGATGTCCTATGTATTGCAATGATTGCCTCAATAATCTTTTCTATTATCTGATTTATTTCCATGTCTTCTCCGTTCCTCTGCGTCTCTGCGGTAAATTACCACCTGAACGGTTACTGCGGTGAACGGTTACCTACATTCTTTTCTATCCTCATTCTCAAAAGAGTTTGAACGAGTTGGTCTATGTTTTCTCCTGATAGGGCACAGAGAGCAACACTATACGGCGTTTTATTTAACCATTTTGAAATTTGATTTGCATCATCGAGTTTATCAATTTTATTAAAAACAGTCACCACTGGTGTTGAGAGAACATCTAACTGTTTTAACACCGTTTGAACACTATCCATTTGTAATTCTAAGTAAGGGCTACTGACATCAACAATATGTAAAAGTATATCTGCCTCTTGAACCTCTTCTAATGTCGCACGGAATGAAGAAACTAAATGATGGGGTAAATTCTGGATAAAACCAACCGTATCAATAAGAAGTAATGCCTGGTGTTTATTGAGGGTAAATTTAGAAATTTTGGTATCCAGAGTCGTAAATAATCTATCTTCAACCGTAACATCTGTTTTGGTTAATGTTTTAAGTAAGGTTGATTTGCCGGCATTGGTATATCCGACAAGAGCGGCGATAGGGAATTTCTGGCGTGCCTTTCGTTGTTCCTTGCGGACTTTTGCGACCTTTTGAATATCTTTGTTAAGGTGGCTGATTCTTCTTTTAATTCGGCGTCGGTCATATTCCAATTCGGTTTCACCAGGTCCTCTTGTGCCAATTCCACCCCCTAATCTTGACATCAAAACCCCTAATCCTATTAATCTTGGGAAAAGATAATTCAACTGGGCTAATTCTACCTGAAGTTTCGCCTCTGAGGTGTGTGCCCGCTGGGCAAATATATCCAGAATTAATTCCGTGCGGTCAATGACTCTAACTTCGATTGCCTTTTCTATGTTTCTTACCTGGCTTCCAGTTAAATCATTATCAAAAATAACCAATTCTGCTTGACTTTGCTCAACCAGTTGTTTTAACTCATCAATCTTGCCTTTTCCAATATAAGTAGATACATCTGGTGAGGTT of bacterium contains these proteins:
- a CDS encoding AMIN domain-containing protein, whose translation is MKKLTQLYLIFTLIILPALAMAAMSLMDIKVSEEDAKIRINIITDKPMVKYNSFTADKPPAIVIELDNTQCAEKELIIGRNGINRINCIPQEGPKTKIVISIIKVFPYEIQQVKNRLEVIIDNPYHSYQLNKIDVKEDESKINLLISSSATPQYKYFDLANPTRIIVDFLNATNKIGEIKTTSKFIKSITPGQRQTEPVKVARVMVELTEFMPYQVVSDENQVTLELTKYPLEEVKKITPVSTKETPKEILPEIKMTPPIAKKLPTKEIKEKEKPALPEIKEVKKPVESKPVLPKTKPEEERKEEMLSLDFKDADILDVLRIIAHKVGMNVLPGKEVKGVVTVKLENVSWRKALDLILRNLGYAYIIDDNIIRVDIPTLLLGETTTRIFKLNYAKASDMAGIVMNMMTTLSTQQAKQMGGAAPMLGTVIQDARTNALIVTDIPYNVNQVAGIIEKLDTITPQVMIEAKIVEVTLDTKNMFGFMWSIEDKRHNFAVGSYQTEGWAMGDRGEFLYSKLTSGHNIEALINGLVIEGKANVLSTPKILALDNEKAEIIVGEDIPYQQTQESEQGKILTSVSFREVGIKLAVTPHINPDNYILLDVKPEVSSLKEWAYQMPVISTKEATSKLVVKDGDTVVIGGIIDDQGTEKLNKVPFFGDLPFVGSLFRKKLTENRKIELLIFITPTIIKPTI
- the hflX gene encoding GTPase HflX is translated as MSEKAILVGVKIAGIKDGEFNYSFEELAALAKSAGAIVCDAITQSRTSPDVSTYIGKGKIDELKQLVEQSQAELVIFDNDLTGSQVRNIEKAIEVRVIDRTELILDIFAQRAHTSEAKLQVELAQLNYLFPRLIGLGVLMSRLGGGIGTRGPGETELEYDRRRIKRRISHLNKDIQKVAKVRKEQRKARQKFPIAALVGYTNAGKSTLLKTLTKTDVTVEDRLFTTLDTKISKFTLNKHQALLLIDTVGFIQNLPHHLVSSFRATLEEVQEADILLHIVDVSSPYLELQMDSVQTVLKQLDVLSTPVVTVFNKIDKLDDANQISKWLNKTPYSVALCALSGENIDQLVQTLLRMRIEKNVGNRSPQ